In Papaver somniferum cultivar HN1 chromosome 1, ASM357369v1, whole genome shotgun sequence, a genomic segment contains:
- the LOC113316501 gene encoding protein ENHANCED PSEUDOMONAS SUSCEPTIBILTY 1-like, whose amino-acid sequence MSSAKEVQCVSTTKVRPANYTSHKRIDLNSWDIKPLGYQYMQKGLLFTNLQQPLRKQEEETNINGVGDMISQLKTSLSCTLDNFFPLAGRLGIEKHEADDTISVYIDCNFEGAEFIHATAEISVDDILSPAYIPQSVINPLFPLNGVMNYEGVSQPLLSIQVTELLDGIFIGCSANHSVCDGTSFWQFINTWSEICRSSNNYTPVGPIFERWFMNDTDCPLRLPSSFADKFLASKKPTSDPIIPSLHRYVEKCFHFTKTNIAKLKAAANSEVISTNENTLLSSLQAVLAHVWIAVTRARKSLNVNYNENEQTMFGLMMSNRAKFIPPLPEAYFGNSLTFGMVIAKDDEVLEKGFGFLASLLKEVVNSHSDEKIKSAIESWVKKPFILSSGEISGSGNKNLVARSSHRFNMYGNDFGWGRPVGLKAGSSGKSSGMTSVSPGPVEGSIDIEIVLPIEVFQAMESDAEFMEAFST is encoded by the coding sequence ATGAGTTCTGCCAAAGAAGTTCAGTGTGTCTCCACAACCAAGGTCCGACCAGCGAATTACACAAGTCATAAGCGAATTGATTTGAATTCATGGGATATAAAACCTCTAGGATATCAATACATGCAAAAGGGACTTCTCTTCACAAATTTACAGCAACCACTGCGGAAGCAAGAAGAAGAGACGAACATTAACGGTGTCGGCGACATGATAAGTCAACTCAAAACCTCATTGTCATGTACCCTTGATAATTTCTTTCCTTTAGCTGGTCGTCTTGGTATTGAGAAACATGAAGCTGATGACACGATCTCGGTGTATATCGATTGCAACTTTGAGGGTGCAGAGTTTATTCACGCCACTGCGGAGATATCCGTAGACGACATCCTCTCCCCAGCCTATATTCCTCAAAGCGTCATCAATCCATTGTTCCCCCTCAATGGGGTAATGAATTACGAGGGTGTATCACAGCCTTTGCTTTCAATTCAAGTGACGGAGCTACTCGACGGTATATTTATCGGGTGCAGTGCAAACCATTCGGTCTGTGATGGCACCTCGTTCTGGCAATTCATTAATACATGGTCTGAAATCTGTAGATCATCCAATAATTATACTCCTGTTGGTCCGATTTTTGAGCGCTGGTTTATGAATGACACAGATTGCCCTCTCCGGCTTCCGTCCTCATTCGCCGATAAATTTTTGGCATCAAAAAAGCCCACAAGTGATCCTATTATTCCATCGTTACATCGTTACGTAGAGAAATGTTTTCATTTCACTAAAACAAACATTGCAAAGTTAAAGGCGGCTGCCAATTCAGAGGTAATATCAACGAACGAAAATACGTTACTTTCTTCGCTGCAAGCCGTATTAGCTCATGTTTGGATAGCGGTAACACGCGCGAGAAAGAGCTTAAATGTTAACTACAACGAAAATGAACAGACTATGTTTGGGTTAATGATGAGTAACAGAGCCAAGTTTATTCCACCCTTGCCTGAAGCCTACTTCGGCAACTCATTAACCTTTGGGATGGTCATCGCAAAGGACGATGAGGTGCTCGAGAAGGGATTTGGTTTCTTAGCTTCGTTATTGAAGGAGGTGGTTAACTCCCACAGTGATGAAAAGATTAAGAGTGCCATCGAATCATGGGTTAAGAAACCTTTTATCCTAAGTTCTGGTGAAATTTCAGGATCGGGTAACAAAAACTTAGTGGCGAGGAGTTCCCACAGgttcaatatgtatggaaatgATTTTGGTTGGGGACGCCCTGTTGGGTTAAAAGCCGGTTCAAGCGGAAAATCTAGTGGAATGACTAGTGTGAGTCCAGGACCAGTTGAAGGAAGTATTGACATTGAAATTGTCCTTCCAATTGAGGTTTTTCAGGCCATGGAAAGTGATGCTGAATTCATGGAAGCCTTCTCAACTTAG